From Rissa tridactyla isolate bRisTri1 chromosome 7, bRisTri1.patW.cur.20221130, whole genome shotgun sequence, a single genomic window includes:
- the FLOT2 gene encoding flotillin-2 isoform X9, whose amino-acid sequence MCPRHVQVKIMTEKELLAVACEQFLGKNVQDVKNVVLQTLEGHLRSILGTLTVEQIYQDRDQFAKLVREVAAPDVGRMGIEILSFTIKDVYDKVDYLSSLGKTQTAAVRRDADIGVAEAERDAGIREAECKKEMLDVKFMADTKIADSRRAFELQKAAFSEEVNIKTAEAQLAYELQSAREQQKIRQEEIEIEVVQRKKQIDVEEKEIIRMEKELIATVKRPAEAEAYRIQQIAEGEKVKQVLLAQAEAEKIRKIGEAEAFVIEAIGMAEAERMKLKAEALQQYGDAAQLALVLDALPEIAAKVAAPLSKVDEIVILSGENSNTTSEVNRLLAEVPASVRAITGVDLTKIPLIQKVTGAQA is encoded by the exons ATGTGTCCAAGGCATGTCCAG GTGAAGATAATGACCGAGAAGGAGCTCCTGGCTGTGGCCTGTGAGCAGTTCTTGGGGAAGAATGTGCAGGATGTGAAGAATGTGGTCCTTCAGACACTGGAGGGGCATCTGCGCTCCATTCTAG GTACCCTGACAGTGGAGCAGATCTACCAAGATAGGGATCAGTTTGCCAAGCTGGTGCGGGAGGTGGCAGCTCCCGATGTGGGTCGCATGGGTATCGAGATCCTGAGCTTCACCATCAAG GATGTCTATGATAAAGTGGATTACCTGAGCTCCCTGGGAAAGACTCAGACTGCGGCTGTCCGAAGGGATGCAGACATCGGTGTGGCAGAAGCTGAGCGAGATGCTGGCATTCGG GAGGCAGAGTGCAAGAAAGAAATGCTGGATGTCAAGTTCATGGCAGATACCAAAATAGCAGATTCCAGACGGGCTTTTGAATTGCAGAAAGCAGCCTTCAGTGAGGAGGTCAACATTAAG ACTGCGGAGGCCCAGCTGGCCTACGAGCTCCAGAGTGCTCGGGAGCAGCAGAAGATCCGCCAGGAGGAAATTGAAATCGAGGTGGTGCAGCGCAAGAAGCAGATCGATGTTGAAGAGAAAGAGATCATCCGGATGGAGAAGGAGCTGATAGCCACTGTGAAGCGGCCAGCCGAGGCCGAAGCCTACCGTATCCAGCAGATCGCCGAGGGTGAGAA GGTGAAGCAAGTCCTCCTTGCTCAGGCGGAGGCAGAAAAGATCCGCAAGATCGGAGAAGCGGAGGCCTTTGTGATTGAGGCCATCGGGATGGCGGAGGCTGAGAGGATGAAGCTGAAGGCTGAAGCGCTCCAGCAGTACGGAGATGCTGCCCAGCTGGCTCTAGTGCTGGATGCGCTGCCTGAG atCGCTGCCAAAGTGGCTGCTCCCCTCTCCAAAGTGGACGAGATCGTTATTCTCAGCGGAGAGAACAGCAACACGACGTCCGAGGTGAACCGTCTGCTGGCCGAGGTCCCCGCCTCCGTGCGCGCCATCACTGGTGTGGATCTCACAAAG ATTCCCCTGATCCAGAAAGTCACTGGGGCCCAGGCATGA
- the FLOT2 gene encoding flotillin-2 isoform X11: protein MTEKELLAVACEQFLGKNVQDVKNVVLQTLEGHLRSILGTLTVEQIYQDRDQFAKLVREVAAPDVGRMGIEILSFTIKDVYDKVDYLSSLGKTQTAAVRRDADIGVAEAERDAGIREAECKKEMLDVKFMADTKIADSRRAFELQKAAFSEEVNIKTAEAQLAYELQSAREQQKIRQEEIEIEVVQRKKQIDVEEKEIIRMEKELIATVKRPAEAEAYRIQQIAEGEKVKQVLLAQAEAEKIRKIGEAEAFVIEAIGMAEAERMKLKAEALQQYGDAAQLALVLDALPEIAAKVAAPLSKVDEIVILSGENSNTTSEVNRLLAEVPASVRAITGVDLTKIPLIQKVTGAQA, encoded by the exons ATGACCGAGAAGGAGCTCCTGGCTGTGGCCTGTGAGCAGTTCTTGGGGAAGAATGTGCAGGATGTGAAGAATGTGGTCCTTCAGACACTGGAGGGGCATCTGCGCTCCATTCTAG GTACCCTGACAGTGGAGCAGATCTACCAAGATAGGGATCAGTTTGCCAAGCTGGTGCGGGAGGTGGCAGCTCCCGATGTGGGTCGCATGGGTATCGAGATCCTGAGCTTCACCATCAAG GATGTCTATGATAAAGTGGATTACCTGAGCTCCCTGGGAAAGACTCAGACTGCGGCTGTCCGAAGGGATGCAGACATCGGTGTGGCAGAAGCTGAGCGAGATGCTGGCATTCGG GAGGCAGAGTGCAAGAAAGAAATGCTGGATGTCAAGTTCATGGCAGATACCAAAATAGCAGATTCCAGACGGGCTTTTGAATTGCAGAAAGCAGCCTTCAGTGAGGAGGTCAACATTAAG ACTGCGGAGGCCCAGCTGGCCTACGAGCTCCAGAGTGCTCGGGAGCAGCAGAAGATCCGCCAGGAGGAAATTGAAATCGAGGTGGTGCAGCGCAAGAAGCAGATCGATGTTGAAGAGAAAGAGATCATCCGGATGGAGAAGGAGCTGATAGCCACTGTGAAGCGGCCAGCCGAGGCCGAAGCCTACCGTATCCAGCAGATCGCCGAGGGTGAGAA GGTGAAGCAAGTCCTCCTTGCTCAGGCGGAGGCAGAAAAGATCCGCAAGATCGGAGAAGCGGAGGCCTTTGTGATTGAGGCCATCGGGATGGCGGAGGCTGAGAGGATGAAGCTGAAGGCTGAAGCGCTCCAGCAGTACGGAGATGCTGCCCAGCTGGCTCTAGTGCTGGATGCGCTGCCTGAG atCGCTGCCAAAGTGGCTGCTCCCCTCTCCAAAGTGGACGAGATCGTTATTCTCAGCGGAGAGAACAGCAACACGACGTCCGAGGTGAACCGTCTGCTGGCCGAGGTCCCCGCCTCCGTGCGCGCCATCACTGGTGTGGATCTCACAAAG ATTCCCCTGATCCAGAAAGTCACTGGGGCCCAGGCATGA
- the FLOT2 gene encoding flotillin-2 isoform X6 — MTLQPRCEDVETAEGVALTVTGVAQVKIMTEKELLAVACEQFLGKNVQDVKNVVLQTLEGHLRSILGTLTVEQIYQDRDQFAKLVREVAAPDVGRMGIEILSFTIKDVYDKVDYLSSLGKTQTAAVRRDADIGVAEAERDAGIREAECKKEMLDVKFMADTKIADSRRAFELQKAAFSEEVNIKTAEAQLAYELQSAREQQKIRQEEIEIEVVQRKKQIDVEEKEIIRMEKELIATVKRPAEAEAYRIQQIAEGEKVKQVLLAQAEAEKIRKIGEAEAFVIEAIGMAEAERMKLKAEALQQYGDAAQLALVLDALPEIAAKVAAPLSKVDEIVILSGENSNTTSEVNRLLAEVPASVRAITGVDLTKIPLIQKVTGAQA, encoded by the exons ATGACGTTACAGCCCAGGTGTGAGGACGTAGAGACGGCGGAGGGGGTAGCTTTAACTGTCACAGGTGTGGCACAG GTGAAGATAATGACCGAGAAGGAGCTCCTGGCTGTGGCCTGTGAGCAGTTCTTGGGGAAGAATGTGCAGGATGTGAAGAATGTGGTCCTTCAGACACTGGAGGGGCATCTGCGCTCCATTCTAG GTACCCTGACAGTGGAGCAGATCTACCAAGATAGGGATCAGTTTGCCAAGCTGGTGCGGGAGGTGGCAGCTCCCGATGTGGGTCGCATGGGTATCGAGATCCTGAGCTTCACCATCAAG GATGTCTATGATAAAGTGGATTACCTGAGCTCCCTGGGAAAGACTCAGACTGCGGCTGTCCGAAGGGATGCAGACATCGGTGTGGCAGAAGCTGAGCGAGATGCTGGCATTCGG GAGGCAGAGTGCAAGAAAGAAATGCTGGATGTCAAGTTCATGGCAGATACCAAAATAGCAGATTCCAGACGGGCTTTTGAATTGCAGAAAGCAGCCTTCAGTGAGGAGGTCAACATTAAG ACTGCGGAGGCCCAGCTGGCCTACGAGCTCCAGAGTGCTCGGGAGCAGCAGAAGATCCGCCAGGAGGAAATTGAAATCGAGGTGGTGCAGCGCAAGAAGCAGATCGATGTTGAAGAGAAAGAGATCATCCGGATGGAGAAGGAGCTGATAGCCACTGTGAAGCGGCCAGCCGAGGCCGAAGCCTACCGTATCCAGCAGATCGCCGAGGGTGAGAA GGTGAAGCAAGTCCTCCTTGCTCAGGCGGAGGCAGAAAAGATCCGCAAGATCGGAGAAGCGGAGGCCTTTGTGATTGAGGCCATCGGGATGGCGGAGGCTGAGAGGATGAAGCTGAAGGCTGAAGCGCTCCAGCAGTACGGAGATGCTGCCCAGCTGGCTCTAGTGCTGGATGCGCTGCCTGAG atCGCTGCCAAAGTGGCTGCTCCCCTCTCCAAAGTGGACGAGATCGTTATTCTCAGCGGAGAGAACAGCAACACGACGTCCGAGGTGAACCGTCTGCTGGCCGAGGTCCCCGCCTCCGTGCGCGCCATCACTGGTGTGGATCTCACAAAG ATTCCCCTGATCCAGAAAGTCACTGGGGCCCAGGCATGA
- the FLOT2 gene encoding flotillin-2 isoform X10 — MVKIMTEKELLAVACEQFLGKNVQDVKNVVLQTLEGHLRSILGTLTVEQIYQDRDQFAKLVREVAAPDVGRMGIEILSFTIKDVYDKVDYLSSLGKTQTAAVRRDADIGVAEAERDAGIREAECKKEMLDVKFMADTKIADSRRAFELQKAAFSEEVNIKTAEAQLAYELQSAREQQKIRQEEIEIEVVQRKKQIDVEEKEIIRMEKELIATVKRPAEAEAYRIQQIAEGEKVKQVLLAQAEAEKIRKIGEAEAFVIEAIGMAEAERMKLKAEALQQYGDAAQLALVLDALPEIAAKVAAPLSKVDEIVILSGENSNTTSEVNRLLAEVPASVRAITGVDLTKIPLIQKVTGAQA, encoded by the exons ATG GTGAAGATAATGACCGAGAAGGAGCTCCTGGCTGTGGCCTGTGAGCAGTTCTTGGGGAAGAATGTGCAGGATGTGAAGAATGTGGTCCTTCAGACACTGGAGGGGCATCTGCGCTCCATTCTAG GTACCCTGACAGTGGAGCAGATCTACCAAGATAGGGATCAGTTTGCCAAGCTGGTGCGGGAGGTGGCAGCTCCCGATGTGGGTCGCATGGGTATCGAGATCCTGAGCTTCACCATCAAG GATGTCTATGATAAAGTGGATTACCTGAGCTCCCTGGGAAAGACTCAGACTGCGGCTGTCCGAAGGGATGCAGACATCGGTGTGGCAGAAGCTGAGCGAGATGCTGGCATTCGG GAGGCAGAGTGCAAGAAAGAAATGCTGGATGTCAAGTTCATGGCAGATACCAAAATAGCAGATTCCAGACGGGCTTTTGAATTGCAGAAAGCAGCCTTCAGTGAGGAGGTCAACATTAAG ACTGCGGAGGCCCAGCTGGCCTACGAGCTCCAGAGTGCTCGGGAGCAGCAGAAGATCCGCCAGGAGGAAATTGAAATCGAGGTGGTGCAGCGCAAGAAGCAGATCGATGTTGAAGAGAAAGAGATCATCCGGATGGAGAAGGAGCTGATAGCCACTGTGAAGCGGCCAGCCGAGGCCGAAGCCTACCGTATCCAGCAGATCGCCGAGGGTGAGAA GGTGAAGCAAGTCCTCCTTGCTCAGGCGGAGGCAGAAAAGATCCGCAAGATCGGAGAAGCGGAGGCCTTTGTGATTGAGGCCATCGGGATGGCGGAGGCTGAGAGGATGAAGCTGAAGGCTGAAGCGCTCCAGCAGTACGGAGATGCTGCCCAGCTGGCTCTAGTGCTGGATGCGCTGCCTGAG atCGCTGCCAAAGTGGCTGCTCCCCTCTCCAAAGTGGACGAGATCGTTATTCTCAGCGGAGAGAACAGCAACACGACGTCCGAGGTGAACCGTCTGCTGGCCGAGGTCCCCGCCTCCGTGCGCGCCATCACTGGTGTGGATCTCACAAAG ATTCCCCTGATCCAGAAAGTCACTGGGGCCCAGGCATGA